One segment of Streptomyces sp. NBC_01463 DNA contains the following:
- a CDS encoding DUF4190 domain-containing protein, which produces MSDNTERPADGAAPRDPWAPPDTRVPLDKNTGDPRPQPDADQGNPGPPPVHDQQTVTSMPGVGTGPVPTAGFGAPDQGQHGAGDWHGSGSVPPPPVGPNGPGQATPPPMGQYGYPAQAPPAQYGYPAPGQPPQYGDYAGYPGYGQSAWGGPGPANGMGIASLVLGIISVALFCMYGLGVILGVLALIFGLIGRGRVKRGEANNSGVALAGVILGSIGIAISAAFLGFIIWAITTDEFDDDTSVYEPASLSLVVEGAHAHP; this is translated from the coding sequence ATGTCAGACAACACAGAACGGCCCGCGGACGGGGCCGCGCCGCGCGATCCGTGGGCTCCGCCGGACACCAGGGTGCCGCTGGACAAGAACACCGGGGACCCTCGCCCGCAGCCGGACGCGGACCAGGGGAATCCCGGGCCGCCGCCCGTGCACGACCAGCAGACGGTCACGTCGATGCCGGGCGTCGGAACGGGCCCGGTTCCCACGGCCGGTTTCGGAGCCCCCGACCAGGGGCAGCACGGCGCCGGTGACTGGCACGGCTCCGGGTCGGTGCCGCCACCGCCCGTCGGACCGAACGGTCCGGGGCAGGCGACCCCGCCGCCCATGGGGCAGTACGGCTACCCGGCCCAGGCCCCGCCTGCGCAGTACGGCTACCCGGCGCCGGGACAGCCGCCGCAGTACGGCGACTACGCGGGCTATCCCGGCTACGGCCAGAGCGCCTGGGGCGGGCCCGGACCCGCGAACGGGATGGGTATCGCCTCCCTGGTGCTCGGCATCATCTCGGTGGCCCTCTTCTGCATGTACGGACTCGGCGTCATCCTCGGCGTCCTCGCGCTGATCTTCGGTCTGATAGGCCGCGGCCGGGTCAAGCGGGGCGAGGCCAACAACTCCGGGGTGGCGCTGGCCGGGGTCATCCTCGGCTCGATCGGCATCGCCATCAGCGCGGCGTTCCTGGGATTCATCATCTGGGCCATCACCACCGACGAGTTCGACGACGACACCTCGGTCTACGAGCCGGCCTCGTTGTCCCTGGTCGTCGAGGGGGCGCACGCGCACCCGTAG
- a CDS encoding NADAR family protein produces the protein MEDIGDIRDVRGLVSRGDRGDRVKYLLFWGHRPRPDGRIGASCLSQWWPAPFTADGVTYASAEHWMMAGKARLFGDAEAAERAVAARTPAEAKKVGRLVRDFDGTVWERERFGLVVAGSVHKFGQNPGLGRFLLGTGDRVLVEASPMDRIWGIGLAADDPRAEDPAAWRGLNLLGFALMEARAALRDGTVGAHGADGTEGI, from the coding sequence ATGGAAGACATCGGGGACATCCGGGATGTACGAGGGCTCGTGTCGCGGGGCGATCGGGGCGACCGAGTGAAGTACCTGCTCTTCTGGGGGCACCGGCCGCGTCCGGACGGCCGGATCGGTGCGAGCTGTCTCAGCCAGTGGTGGCCCGCGCCCTTCACGGCCGACGGGGTCACCTATGCGTCGGCCGAGCACTGGATGATGGCCGGCAAGGCGCGGCTGTTCGGTGACGCCGAGGCCGCGGAGCGTGCGGTGGCGGCCAGGACCCCGGCCGAGGCGAAGAAGGTGGGCCGGCTGGTCCGCGATTTCGACGGCACCGTCTGGGAGCGCGAGCGGTTCGGCCTGGTCGTGGCGGGCAGCGTCCACAAGTTCGGCCAGAACCCGGGGCTGGGTCGCTTCCTGCTGGGCACGGGCGACCGGGTGCTGGTCGAGGCGAGCCCGATGGACCGGATCTGGGGCATCGGGCTGGCGGCGGACGATCCGCGCGCGGAGGACCCGGCGGCCTGGCGGGGCCTGAATCTGCTCGGCTTCGCACTGATGGAGGCGCGGGCCGCGCTGCGGGACGGCACGGTCGGCGCACACGGTGCGGACGGCACGGAGGGCATATGA